Proteins encoded within one genomic window of Pseudomonas cannabina:
- the iscR gene encoding Fe-S cluster assembly transcriptional regulator IscR, whose product MRLTTKGRYAVTAMLDLALHAQNGPVSLADISERQGISLSYLEQLFAKLRRGNLVSSVRGPGGGYQLSRDMKGIQVAQVVDAVNESVDATRCQGLGDCHAGDTCLTHHLWCDLSQQIHEFLSGISLADLVTRREVQEVAQRQDMRRGHNHASQLGKIETSAVE is encoded by the coding sequence ATGCGACTGACTACTAAAGGCCGATACGCTGTGACTGCCATGCTTGACTTGGCATTGCACGCGCAGAACGGGCCAGTGTCTCTGGCTGATATTTCCGAGCGGCAGGGCATATCCCTGTCCTACCTCGAGCAGCTGTTCGCCAAGCTGCGCCGGGGCAATCTGGTTTCCAGTGTGCGTGGCCCGGGCGGTGGCTATCAGCTGTCCCGCGACATGAAAGGCATCCAGGTTGCGCAGGTCGTCGATGCGGTCAACGAATCGGTCGATGCCACACGTTGTCAGGGGCTTGGCGATTGCCATGCCGGGGATACCTGCCTCACCCACCACTTGTGGTGCGACCTGAGCCAGCAGATTCACGAATTTCTAAGCGGTATCAGCTTGGCGGATCTTGTCACTCGCCGTGAGGTACAAGAAGTCGCTCAGCGCCAGGACATGCGCCGTGGTCATAACCACGCGTCGCAACTGGGTAAGATCGAAACGTCCGCCGTCGAATGA
- a CDS encoding IscS subfamily cysteine desulfurase has product MKLPIYLDYSATTPVDPRVAQKMIECLTVEGNFGNPASRSHVFGWKAEEAVENARRQVADLVSADPREIVWTSGATESNNLAIKGVAHFYASKGKHLITSKVEHKAVLDTTRQLEREGFEVTYIEPGEDGLITPSMIEAALRDDTILVSVMHVNNEIGTINDIAAIGELTRSRGVLFHVDGAQSTGKVEIDLASLKVDLMSFSAHKTYGPKGIGALYVSRKPRVRLEAAMHGGGHERGMRSGTLATHQIVGMGEAFRIAKEEMAAENVRIKALSDRFFKQVENLEELYVNGSLTARVPHNLNLSFNYVEGESLIMALKDLAVSSGSACTSASLEPSYVLRALGRNDELAHSSIRFTFGRFSTEEEIDYAAQKVCEAVTRLRALSPLWDMFKDGVDISKIEWAAH; this is encoded by the coding sequence ATGAAATTGCCAATTTACCTCGACTACTCCGCGACGACCCCGGTCGATCCGCGTGTCGCGCAGAAAATGATCGAATGCCTGACAGTCGAAGGCAACTTCGGCAACCCGGCCTCGCGCTCTCACGTTTTTGGCTGGAAAGCCGAAGAGGCGGTCGAGAACGCTCGCCGTCAGGTCGCTGATCTGGTCAGTGCCGACCCGCGTGAAATCGTCTGGACCTCGGGTGCCACCGAGTCCAATAACCTGGCGATCAAGGGTGTGGCGCACTTCTACGCCAGCAAAGGCAAGCACCTGATCACTTCGAAAGTCGAACACAAGGCTGTGCTCGATACCACGCGGCAGCTTGAGCGCGAAGGGTTCGAAGTGACGTACATCGAGCCGGGCGAAGACGGTCTGATCACGCCTTCGATGATTGAAGCCGCACTGCGCGACGACACCATCTTGGTGTCGGTCATGCACGTGAACAACGAAATCGGCACCATCAACGACATCGCTGCTATCGGTGAGCTGACCCGTTCGCGCGGCGTACTGTTCCACGTTGACGGCGCGCAATCGACCGGCAAGGTTGAAATCGATCTGGCCAGCCTCAAGGTTGACCTGATGTCGTTCTCGGCACACAAGACCTACGGTCCGAAAGGCATCGGCGCGCTGTACGTCAGCCGCAAGCCGCGCGTCCGCCTTGAGGCGGCCATGCACGGCGGTGGTCACGAGCGCGGCATGCGTTCCGGGACACTGGCCACGCACCAGATCGTCGGCATGGGTGAAGCGTTCCGGATCGCCAAAGAAGAAATGGCCGCTGAAAACGTGCGCATCAAGGCGCTCAGCGACCGGTTCTTCAAGCAGGTCGAAAATCTGGAAGAGCTCTACGTCAACGGCAGCCTGACTGCCCGCGTACCGCACAACCTGAACCTGAGCTTCAACTACGTCGAAGGCGAGTCGCTGATCATGGCGCTCAAGGATCTGGCGGTTTCGTCCGGTTCGGCCTGTACCTCGGCCTCGCTGGAGCCTTCCTACGTGCTGCGCGCCCTGGGTCGTAACGACGAGCTGGCACACAGCTCGATTCGTTTCACCTTCGGTCGTTTCAGCACCGAGGAAGAGATCGATTACGCCGCGCAGAAGGTCTGCGAGGCTGTCACCAGGCTGCGTGCTCTTTCGCCGCTGTGGGACATGTTCAAAGACGGCGTCGATATCTCCAAGATCGAGTGGGCGGCGCACTAA
- the iscU gene encoding Fe-S cluster assembly scaffold IscU, which produces MAYSEKVIDHYENPRNVGKMNAEDPDVGTGMVGAPACGDVMRLQIKVNDQGVIEDAKFKTYGCGSAIASSSLATEWMKGKTLDEAETIKNTQLAEELALPPVKIHCSVLAEDAIKAAVRDYKQKKGLL; this is translated from the coding sequence ATGGCTTACAGCGAAAAGGTCATCGACCACTACGAGAATCCACGTAACGTCGGCAAGATGAACGCGGAAGACCCGGATGTCGGCACTGGCATGGTCGGCGCTCCTGCGTGCGGCGACGTAATGCGTCTGCAGATCAAGGTCAACGATCAGGGCGTTATCGAAGACGCCAAGTTCAAGACCTATGGCTGCGGTTCGGCGATTGCGTCCAGCTCACTGGCGACCGAGTGGATGAAAGGCAAGACTCTGGACGAAGCAGAGACCATCAAGAACACTCAGCTGGCTGAAGAGCTGGCACTGCCGCCAGTCAAGATTCACTGCTCGGTACTCGCCGAAGACGCTATCAAGGCGGCCGTTCGCGATTACAAGCAGAAGAAAGGCTTGCTATAA
- the iscA gene encoding iron-sulfur cluster assembly protein IscA, which produces MAISMTEAAANHVRRSLEGRGKGDGVRLGVRTTGCSGLAYVLEFVDEAASEDTVFEMHGVKVIIDPKSLVYLDGTELDFVREGLNEGFKFNNPNSRGECGCGESFNV; this is translated from the coding sequence ATGGCTATCAGCATGACAGAAGCTGCCGCTAACCACGTGCGACGTTCCCTTGAGGGGCGTGGCAAGGGTGATGGCGTTCGTCTGGGTGTTCGCACCACAGGCTGTTCAGGTCTTGCCTACGTGCTCGAGTTCGTCGACGAGGCGGCCAGCGAAGACACCGTGTTTGAAATGCACGGCGTCAAGGTCATCATTGACCCGAAAAGCCTGGTCTATCTGGATGGCACCGAGCTCGACTTCGTGCGCGAAGGGTTGAACGAAGGCTTCAAGTTCAACAACCCTAACTCGCGCGGTGAGTGCGGCTGTGGCGAAAGCTTCAACGTCTGA
- the hscB gene encoding co-chaperone HscB, which yields MGTPCHFALFELKPEFQLDLDQLATRYRELARNVHPDRFADAPEQEQRQALERSASLNEAYQTLKSPPKRARYLLAMNGNEVPLEVTVHDPEFLLQQMQLREDLEDLQDEADLAGVATFKRQLKITQEELNQSFAACWSDPAQREHAEKLMRRMQFLDKLSHEVRQLEERLDD from the coding sequence GTGGGTACTCCCTGTCATTTCGCCCTGTTCGAGCTCAAGCCTGAGTTTCAGCTTGATCTTGACCAGTTGGCAACGCGTTACCGAGAGCTGGCGCGCAACGTCCACCCGGACCGTTTCGCCGATGCTCCCGAGCAAGAGCAGCGTCAGGCGCTGGAGCGTTCTGCCAGCCTCAACGAAGCCTATCAGACCCTGAAGAGCCCGCCGAAAAGGGCGCGTTATCTGCTGGCGATGAATGGCAACGAGGTGCCGCTCGAGGTCACTGTCCATGATCCCGAATTTCTTCTGCAGCAGATGCAATTGCGCGAAGATCTCGAGGATTTGCAGGATGAAGCCGATCTTGCCGGGGTCGCGACCTTCAAGCGCCAGCTCAAGATCACCCAGGAGGAGCTGAACCAGAGCTTCGCTGCCTGCTGGAGTGATCCTGCACAACGCGAGCACGCTGAAAAGCTGATGCGGCGTATGCAGTTTCTCGACAAGCTTTCTCACGAAGTGCGCCAGCTAGAAGAGCGCCTCGACGATTAA
- the hscA gene encoding Fe-S protein assembly chaperone HscA: protein MALLQIAEPGLSPQPHQRRLAVGIDLGTTNSLVAAVRSGLSEPLADAEGQVILPSAVRYHADRVEVGQSAKTAASQDPFNTVLSVKRLMGRGLTDVKQLGEQLPYRFVGGESHMPFIDTVQGPKSPVEVSADILKVLRQRAEAALGGELVGAVITVPAYFDDSQRQATKDAAKLAGLNVLRLLNEPTAAAVAYGLDQKAEGVVAIYDLGGGTFDISILRLTGGVFEVLATGGDTALGGDDFDHAIASWIVADAGLSADIDPSAQRNLLQTACSAKEALTDAESVEVAYGDWRGTLTREAFNALIEPMVARSLKACRRAVRDTGIELEEVEAVVMVGGSIRVPRVREAVAELFGRQPLTDIDPDQVVAIGAAIQADTLAGNKRDGGELLLLDVIPLSLGLETMGGLMEKVIPRNTTIPVARGQEFTTYKDGQTAMKIHVLQGERELVSDCRSLARFELRGIPPMVAGAAKIRVTFQVDADGLLSVSAREMGSGIESSIQVKPSYGLTDGEITRMLKDSFEYAGDDKVARVLREHQVDAERLLEAVQGALDADGERLLDEEERMVITLQMEELRELMQGTDGYAIEQQTKRLSQVTDAFAARRLDSTVKAALAGRNLNEIEE from the coding sequence ATGGCCTTACTGCAAATCGCCGAACCCGGCCTGAGTCCTCAACCGCACCAGCGTCGTCTGGCTGTGGGGATCGACCTGGGCACCACAAATTCTCTGGTTGCTGCCGTGCGCAGCGGCCTGTCTGAACCGCTGGCCGATGCAGAAGGGCAGGTCATTCTGCCGTCTGCGGTGCGCTATCACGCTGATCGTGTCGAAGTAGGGCAGTCGGCGAAAACCGCCGCCTCTCAGGACCCGTTCAATACCGTGCTGTCGGTCAAGCGCCTGATGGGCCGCGGCCTGACCGACGTCAAGCAATTGGGCGAGCAGTTGCCTTATCGTTTCGTTGGCGGCGAGTCGCACATGCCGTTCATTGACACCGTGCAGGGTCCGAAAAGCCCGGTTGAAGTGTCCGCCGACATCCTCAAAGTTCTGCGTCAGCGTGCTGAAGCGGCGTTGGGTGGCGAACTGGTGGGGGCGGTGATTACGGTTCCGGCCTATTTCGATGATTCCCAGCGTCAGGCCACCAAGGATGCCGCCAAACTGGCCGGCCTCAACGTGCTGCGCCTGCTCAACGAGCCTACGGCCGCTGCGGTTGCCTACGGCCTGGATCAAAAGGCCGAAGGTGTCGTGGCTATTTATGACCTGGGCGGCGGCACCTTCGATATTTCGATCCTGCGCCTGACCGGCGGTGTCTTCGAAGTCTTGGCGACGGGTGGCGACACGGCCTTGGGCGGCGATGATTTCGATCATGCGATTGCCAGCTGGATCGTTGCCGATGCCGGACTGTCTGCCGACATCGATCCGTCCGCGCAACGCAATCTATTGCAGACCGCCTGTTCGGCCAAGGAAGCGCTGACTGACGCCGAGTCTGTCGAGGTTGCCTACGGTGACTGGCGCGGCACGTTGACCCGCGAGGCGTTCAATGCGCTGATCGAGCCGATGGTTGCACGTAGCCTCAAAGCCTGTCGTCGTGCGGTGCGTGACACCGGTATCGAACTTGAAGAAGTCGAAGCAGTGGTCATGGTCGGTGGTTCGATCCGCGTTCCTCGCGTTCGCGAAGCAGTCGCCGAGCTGTTCGGTCGTCAGCCGCTGACGGATATCGATCCGGATCAAGTGGTGGCCATCGGGGCTGCGATCCAGGCGGATACCCTAGCCGGCAACAAGCGCGATGGTGGCGAGCTGCTGTTGCTTGATGTAATTCCGCTCTCGCTAGGGCTGGAAACCATGGGCGGGCTGATGGAAAAGGTCATTCCGCGCAACACCACGATCCCTGTGGCGCGTGGTCAGGAATTCACTACGTACAAAGATGGCCAGACGGCCATGAAAATCCATGTGTTGCAGGGTGAGCGCGAGCTGGTCAGCGACTGCCGGTCGCTGGCGCGTTTCGAATTGCGCGGCATTCCGCCGATGGTGGCGGGTGCGGCGAAAATCCGTGTCACGTTCCAGGTCGACGCGGATGGCCTGCTCAGCGTTTCGGCGCGTGAGATGGGCTCGGGCATCGAGTCGAGCATCCAGGTCAAGCCGTCCTACGGGCTGACCGATGGCGAAATCACCCGCATGCTCAAAGACTCCTTCGAATATGCCGGTGACGACAAGGTCGCCCGTGTACTGCGTGAGCATCAGGTTGACGCCGAGCGCTTGCTCGAAGCCGTTCAGGGCGCGCTGGATGCCGACGGCGAGCGCCTTCTCGACGAAGAAGAGCGCATGGTCATCACCCTGCAGATGGAAGAATTACGTGAATTGATGCAAGGCACCGATGGCTATGCCATCGAGCAGCAGACCAAGCGTCTGTCGCAGGTGACCGATGCATTTGCTGCCCGACGCCTCGATTCGACGGTAAAAGCCGCACTGGCCGGGCGCAACTTGAATGAGATTGAGGAATAA
- the fdx gene encoding ISC system 2Fe-2S type ferredoxin: protein MPQVIFLPHAEHCPDGLVVEVEPGTSILDIAHEHHIEIESACGGVCACTTCHCVIREGFDSLNEADELEEDMLDKAWGLETQSRLSCQAIVGTEDLTVEIPKYSLNHAAEAPH, encoded by the coding sequence ATGCCGCAGGTGATTTTTCTGCCCCACGCCGAGCATTGCCCGGACGGGTTGGTTGTAGAAGTGGAGCCGGGCACGTCTATTCTCGACATCGCCCACGAGCACCACATCGAGATCGAAAGCGCCTGTGGTGGCGTGTGCGCTTGCACCACGTGTCACTGTGTCATTCGCGAAGGCTTCGATTCGCTGAACGAAGCTGACGAACTGGAAGAAGACATGCTCGACAAGGCGTGGGGACTGGAAACGCAATCGCGTCTATCCTGTCAGGCCATTGTCGGCACCGAAGACCTGACCGTCGAAATACCCAAGTATTCGCTCAACCACGCGGCTGAAGCGCCGCACTGA
- the iscX gene encoding Fe-S cluster assembly protein IscX, which produces MSLKWVDVQEIAIQLAESHPDVDPLTVSFPRLRKLVMDLPEFDDDPARSGEKVLEAIQALWIEEAD; this is translated from the coding sequence ATGAGTCTCAAATGGGTTGATGTGCAGGAAATTGCCATCCAGCTGGCCGAAAGCCATCCGGATGTCGATCCGCTCACGGTAAGTTTCCCCAGGCTGCGCAAGCTGGTGATGGACTTGCCGGAATTCGACGACGACCCGGCCCGTAGTGGCGAAAAGGTCCTCGAAGCGATCCAGGCCCTGTGGATCGAAGAGGCGGATTGA
- the ndk gene encoding nucleoside-diphosphate kinase, which translates to MAVQRTFSIIKPDAVAKNVIGEITTRFEKAGLRVVASKLKQLSKAEAEGFYAEHSARGFFGDLVAFMISGPVVVQVLEGENAIALNRELMGATNPKEAAAGTIRADFADSIDANAVHGSDSEAAAAREISYFFAATEVTAR; encoded by the coding sequence ATGGCTGTTCAACGTACTTTCTCCATCATCAAGCCTGACGCCGTTGCAAAGAACGTAATCGGCGAGATCACCACTCGTTTCGAAAAAGCCGGTCTGCGCGTTGTCGCTTCCAAGCTGAAGCAACTGTCCAAGGCCGAAGCTGAAGGTTTCTACGCTGAGCACAGCGCTCGTGGTTTCTTCGGTGACCTGGTTGCATTCATGATCTCCGGCCCGGTTGTCGTTCAGGTTCTGGAAGGCGAAAACGCTATCGCTCTGAACCGCGAACTGATGGGCGCTACCAACCCTAAAGAAGCCGCTGCCGGCACCATCCGTGCTGACTTCGCTGATTCCATCGACGCCAACGCGGTTCACGGTTCCGATTCCGAAGCAGCCGCTGCTCGCGAAATCTCGTACTTCTTCGCAGCTACCGAAGTAACCGCTCGCTAA